The following are encoded together in the Pseudoalteromonas shioyasakiensis genome:
- a CDS encoding AraC family transcriptional regulator has product MKTKQQQRIQLVCDYISQHLDEPLSLETLSEVACCSKYHFHRLFVAGVGLSVTKYAQLARLKRASFRLAFEHQLKIIDVALEAQFDSPEAFSRAFKRTFTQSPSEFRSKPNWPNWHSQFEFSLPDKKVCPMNVNIVDFKAQPVALLTHQGAANTLMNTAAQFIEWRKESGFSPVKTSNTYGIPYSDPATTEDHAFRFDFAGSITSPITENPQGVRNGEIPAGRCAVVRHNGSHDTISDTVYYLYREWLVQSGEEVRDFPCFFHYLNLIHEVDECDLQTDIYLPIK; this is encoded by the coding sequence ATGAAAACGAAGCAACAACAACGCATTCAGTTAGTCTGTGACTACATTAGCCAGCATCTTGATGAACCTTTATCACTGGAGACACTCAGTGAGGTGGCATGTTGTTCGAAATATCATTTTCATCGTTTATTTGTCGCTGGAGTTGGCCTAAGCGTTACCAAATATGCGCAGCTTGCGCGCTTAAAGCGTGCCTCATTTCGACTTGCATTTGAACATCAACTTAAAATTATTGATGTTGCATTAGAAGCGCAATTTGATAGCCCAGAAGCATTTAGCCGTGCTTTTAAGCGCACCTTTACGCAGTCGCCTAGCGAATTCAGAAGCAAACCAAACTGGCCTAATTGGCACTCACAGTTTGAATTTTCATTACCTGACAAAAAGGTTTGCCCTATGAATGTAAACATTGTTGATTTTAAAGCACAGCCGGTGGCTTTATTAACCCACCAAGGCGCTGCTAATACCCTGATGAATACCGCTGCACAATTTATTGAGTGGCGCAAAGAATCAGGCTTCTCACCTGTTAAAACCAGTAACACATATGGGATCCCGTATAGCGATCCGGCCACCACTGAAGACCATGCATTTCGTTTTGACTTTGCAGGCAGTATCACCTCACCGATTACTGAAAACCCGCAAGGTGTGCGAAATGGTGAAATTCCAGCAGGACGCTGCGCCGTAGTTCGGCACAATGGCTCTCATGACACCATTAGCGATACAGTTTACTACTTATACCGTGAATGGCTGGTGCAAAGCGGCGAAGAAGTCAGAGACTTCCCTTGCTTCTTTCATTACCTCAACCTCATCCATGAAGTTGACGAATGTGATCTGCAAACGGATATATATTTGCCGATAAAATGA
- a CDS encoding universal stress protein, whose translation MKKIFACIDGSCMTDAVTEAAIWISKRSSHPINFLHALEPPLPQGSDDLTAIIGLGSQTSLLEQLAKLEQERNKVASQHGQLLLDEAMKKAEHAGLTEIEQQQLSMSLVDALLEHEDNARVMIIGRSGKGHYDDFKVLGSHIETLIRQVHTPVAIVPPQFHEPTNFMLAYDGSESTDKAITQIINGGILSGLDCHLVMVDKQDGHCQDKLDTASARLAENGFNVRARMLDGDVYQALWRYKSDHAVDLMVMGAFGHSKWRQFFLGSTTLKMLEDSRIPLVVLR comes from the coding sequence ATGAAGAAGATATTTGCTTGTATCGACGGTTCATGCATGACCGATGCGGTGACAGAAGCGGCTATTTGGATATCTAAGCGCTCCAGCCATCCAATTAATTTTCTGCATGCATTAGAGCCACCTTTGCCGCAGGGCAGTGATGATTTAACCGCAATTATTGGTTTAGGCTCGCAAACCTCATTGTTAGAGCAATTGGCAAAACTTGAACAAGAACGCAACAAAGTAGCGTCGCAGCATGGTCAATTATTGCTAGATGAAGCAATGAAAAAAGCCGAGCATGCAGGCCTAACCGAGATTGAGCAACAGCAACTTTCAATGAGTCTTGTTGATGCCTTACTTGAACATGAAGACAATGCCCGTGTGATGATTATTGGCCGCTCTGGTAAAGGCCATTACGATGATTTTAAAGTACTGGGCTCGCATATTGAAACGCTGATCCGTCAGGTGCATACCCCGGTTGCGATTGTGCCGCCGCAATTTCATGAGCCTACAAATTTTATGCTGGCTTATGATGGCAGCGAAAGTACCGACAAAGCGATTACACAAATTATCAATGGCGGGATTTTATCCGGCTTAGATTGCCACTTGGTGATGGTTGATAAACAAGACGGTCACTGCCAAGACAAACTTGATACTGCCTCAGCAAGGCTGGCAGAAAATGGCTTTAATGTGAGAGCGCGCATGCTCGATGGCGATGTTTACCAAGCGCTGTGGCGATATAAAAGTGACCACGCCGTTGACTTAATGGTGATGGGCGCATTTGGTCACTCTAAATGGCGGCAGTTCTTTTTAGGCAGCACGACCTTAAAAATGCTTGAAGATAGCCGTATTCCTTTAGTGGTGTTGCGCTAA
- a CDS encoding OsmC family protein, whose protein sequence is MTIKKSAHTSWSGDIKSGKGYISSQSGALEKQPFGFNTRFEDKPGTNPEELVAAAHSSCFSMALSLALTEAGFVADDITTKATVNLDEVDDGFEVSHIALDVSAKITEISSEKFEQLCEQTKQGCPISKLMNAEISLTTTLN, encoded by the coding sequence ATGACGATTAAAAAATCTGCACATACGAGTTGGTCTGGTGATATTAAATCTGGCAAAGGCTATATTTCTAGTCAAAGTGGCGCGCTTGAGAAACAGCCATTTGGCTTTAACACTCGCTTTGAAGATAAGCCGGGCACTAACCCTGAAGAGCTGGTTGCAGCGGCACACAGTAGCTGTTTTAGCATGGCGCTATCGCTTGCACTAACTGAAGCAGGCTTTGTCGCTGACGACATAACGACCAAAGCAACAGTGAACCTTGATGAAGTTGATGACGGCTTCGAAGTGAGCCACATTGCACTTGATGTTAGTGCAAAAATAACTGAAATTTCGAGCGAAAAATTTGAGCAACTTTGTGAGCAAACTAAGCAAGGCTGCCCTATTTCTAAACTGATGAATGCCGAAATATCACTCACCACAACGCTCAATTAA
- a CDS encoding putative porin — protein MFKQLAPIALATLAYSSCSIATEQLVSKQWFNSIDYTHIENHRYSFNAYQLVSHYYFEEQQSSGVLDDYGYLDTDSNIRVNYFNSDYTDYLGMFGEGYYKNWFVTGEIYDVDDADDYTLGIGYLFADAIKVSVNRDVREYGDDYFRLKAQYNLQINDKDYLGFSAETDDELDVWNVSARYFNHLSGSHYITVDVGHQDSLNNSASNAMINYYFGEHYAIGAGLDDSELVLQGKYFINDKYYLTANYTESGSAELYNLKFVAQF, from the coding sequence ATGTTTAAACAACTAGCCCCTATTGCTCTGGCAACACTTGCTTATTCAAGCTGCTCAATCGCAACAGAACAACTGGTGAGTAAACAATGGTTCAATAGTATCGACTATACGCACATAGAGAATCACAGATATAGTTTTAATGCTTACCAATTAGTGAGTCATTACTACTTTGAGGAGCAGCAAAGCTCTGGGGTACTTGATGATTATGGCTACCTAGATACAGATTCAAACATTCGAGTGAATTACTTTAATAGCGATTACACTGATTATCTCGGCATGTTTGGTGAAGGGTATTATAAAAACTGGTTTGTTACAGGTGAAATTTACGATGTTGATGATGCTGATGACTATACCCTAGGAATAGGCTACTTATTTGCCGATGCCATAAAAGTCTCTGTAAATAGGGATGTGCGTGAATATGGTGATGATTATTTCCGCTTAAAAGCCCAGTATAACCTCCAAATCAACGATAAGGATTACCTTGGTTTTAGCGCAGAAACAGATGATGAACTTGACGTTTGGAATGTCTCTGCTAGATACTTTAATCATTTAAGCGGCAGCCATTACATTACTGTTGATGTTGGCCACCAAGACAGTCTTAATAATTCAGCAAGTAATGCCATGATCAACTACTACTTCGGCGAACACTATGCCATAGGCGCAGGTTTGGATGATTCTGAACTCGTTTTACAAGGTAAGTACTTTATTAATGATAAATACTATTTAACCGCTAATTACACTGAAAGCGGCTCTGCTGAACTTTACAACCTTAAGTTTGTTGCCCAGTTTTAA
- a CDS encoding dipeptidase: MKHSLLAAFLLTAFSSQAAVSEQSEKLANYAVEQYQQAQIHTLENLVSYPTVNKEGLATPDNPDFIGFKSFLKMKAAQFGFDYQDLGYTVLIGMGNQADKVTIVTHGDVQPADASKWQQSPFKMDKTSEPGKLIARGTEDDKGAIATALHAMKAIKDKGITLNNRIELMVYLAEESDWAPLEEFMKTYQQPKYAVTIDASYPVVVAEKGWSLIAPTFSATSAQTGLYVSDLKGGAFVSQIPEDASVLVHNADAATVAKLHDNVAKLKNVKVAMTEQDNGLLVQVKGISAHSSEPEAGENAIAHLAEIFKGIDLENNSDGQAIEFINQLIGLDLYGAQFGEIGYKHDFMGPMTVSPTLLSRDGNDIKLSINMRRPVGKQEAVLKQQINEALSAWQTTNGVTLKDTKVVIGTPMLLDGAPHAEALLDIFKHFTGDKDAGFVSIGGGTNAKLFDNAVSFGPSMPGKKYTGHSEHEFITEEQLALNLKMYTAMMIKLGNM; encoded by the coding sequence TTGAAACATTCATTACTTGCTGCATTTTTATTAACTGCTTTCTCTAGTCAGGCAGCTGTGTCTGAGCAAAGTGAAAAGCTGGCTAACTACGCGGTAGAGCAATATCAACAAGCGCAAATTCATACCTTAGAGAATTTAGTTTCGTATCCAACGGTAAATAAAGAAGGTCTAGCGACTCCTGATAACCCAGATTTCATTGGCTTTAAGTCGTTCTTAAAAATGAAAGCGGCTCAGTTTGGTTTTGATTATCAAGATTTAGGCTACACAGTATTAATTGGCATGGGGAACCAAGCTGACAAAGTAACCATAGTAACCCATGGTGATGTGCAACCTGCAGATGCCAGTAAATGGCAGCAAAGTCCATTTAAAATGGATAAAACCTCTGAGCCAGGAAAGCTAATTGCACGTGGTACAGAAGATGATAAAGGCGCAATTGCGACTGCACTGCATGCAATGAAGGCGATTAAAGACAAGGGTATTACATTAAATAACCGTATTGAATTAATGGTTTACCTTGCAGAAGAGTCTGACTGGGCACCACTCGAAGAGTTCATGAAAACCTATCAGCAACCAAAATACGCTGTCACTATTGATGCTTCATACCCTGTGGTTGTTGCAGAAAAAGGCTGGAGCTTAATTGCCCCGACTTTCTCTGCGACCTCAGCACAAACAGGCTTATATGTTAGTGACTTAAAAGGCGGCGCCTTTGTTAGCCAAATCCCTGAAGATGCCAGCGTGTTAGTACATAATGCTGATGCGGCGACAGTGGCTAAATTACACGACAATGTCGCTAAGCTTAAAAACGTCAAAGTGGCGATGACAGAGCAAGACAATGGCTTGTTAGTCCAAGTGAAGGGGATTTCAGCGCATTCATCTGAACCAGAAGCGGGTGAAAATGCCATCGCGCATCTTGCAGAAATCTTTAAAGGTATTGATCTTGAGAACAATAGTGATGGTCAAGCAATTGAGTTTATCAATCAGCTAATTGGTCTTGATTTATACGGCGCACAATTCGGTGAAATTGGTTACAAGCATGACTTTATGGGCCCGATGACTGTTTCGCCAACCTTATTAAGCCGTGACGGTAACGACATTAAATTGTCGATTAATATGCGTCGTCCGGTAGGTAAACAAGAAGCGGTGCTTAAGCAGCAAATTAATGAAGCGCTTAGCGCTTGGCAAACCACTAATGGTGTTACGTTAAAAGACACTAAAGTGGTGATTGGTACGCCAATGCTGTTAGATGGTGCGCCTCATGCAGAGGCGTTACTCGATATCTTTAAGCACTTTACTGGCGATAAAGACGCGGGCTTTGTGTCAATTGGTGGTGGCACAAATGCTAAGTTATTTGATAATGCGGTGTCATTCGGCCCATCAATGCCAGGTAAAAAGTACACAGGCCACTCAGAGCATGAGTTTATTACTGAAGAGCAGTTAGCACTGAATTTAAAAATGTACACTGCAATGATGATTAAGCTAGGTAATATGTAA
- a CDS encoding TonB-dependent receptor, which translates to MNTQSSRPGFLFSKIAAALSCVLSISAFADDSIEVIEVQGHAQNNHQLVGSADALLKDLGVDFSAAGGVSNLPVMNGMMGDRVKVLVDGADVTAACANQMNPPLSYVSANQIASYSVVAGVSPVSSGGDNIAGVIRVNTIAPEFSDSDSVNWRAGYVTAQYKSVNDSQAYALGASLASKQFSLSYQGSFEDANSYDDGHGERVLDTLYRVQNHALTGAIRDEKQQLVVKLTHQKIPYQGFANQYMDMTDNTSYGFVAQYQRELENGDLQVQVNAHDVKHEMGFFSNEKTGMMPMNTDAQDYSYQVHWRTDLSKQSSLMLGQEYYGYRIDDWWPAVAGSMMMGPNEYVNINDGKRDRLAAFAEYQNQVNKAWWVSAGVRVEQVTTDTGEVQAYNEGGMSGMANMGSMMDMSKTDAQAAMEFNQLDRKRDDTLVDISLLARYQLSNNDELQFGLARKNRAPNLYERYSWGVGTMATTMIGWFGDGNGYIGNPDLEAETAHTLSSSYTKLAKDDSWQVTANVWYTQVNDYIDAEVTKSFNRTDMAHTKRNILTFTNLDATLYGAKLAGLVELYNTKQAGKWQLKGSLTSTHGERDDSNEDLYQIMPLHTELSLEHEYKGWQNALSWQWVDSKTHVDERRLENQTDSYQLLAISSQKTWQNLTFKLAITNLLDEYYQQPLGGVSIANYKQDMSNGFEQLAGQGRSYNASVSYRF; encoded by the coding sequence ATGAACACGCAATCTTCTCGCCCTGGTTTTTTATTTTCTAAAATTGCTGCAGCACTCAGCTGTGTTTTAAGTATTTCGGCCTTTGCTGATGATTCTATTGAAGTGATAGAAGTACAAGGTCATGCCCAAAATAACCATCAATTAGTTGGCTCTGCAGACGCGTTACTAAAAGATTTAGGTGTTGATTTTTCAGCAGCCGGAGGGGTGTCTAACTTGCCGGTGATGAACGGCATGATGGGCGATAGAGTTAAAGTTTTAGTCGATGGTGCTGATGTCACAGCAGCGTGTGCTAACCAAATGAACCCGCCACTCTCTTATGTGTCGGCAAACCAAATTGCCTCTTACAGTGTCGTTGCTGGTGTATCACCGGTAAGCAGTGGCGGTGATAATATTGCCGGTGTTATTAGAGTTAATACGATTGCCCCTGAATTTAGTGATTCAGACTCAGTGAACTGGCGCGCAGGCTATGTTACCGCTCAGTACAAAAGCGTTAACGATAGTCAAGCATACGCGCTAGGTGCCAGCCTTGCGAGCAAACAGTTTAGCTTGTCTTACCAAGGCAGCTTTGAAGATGCGAACAGCTATGATGATGGGCATGGTGAGCGTGTACTAGATACCTTATATCGAGTACAAAATCATGCGTTAACGGGCGCTATTCGTGATGAGAAACAACAACTTGTAGTTAAGCTGACACATCAAAAGATTCCTTACCAAGGCTTTGCAAATCAATACATGGATATGACCGATAACACCAGCTATGGTTTTGTTGCTCAGTATCAACGTGAGCTTGAAAATGGTGATTTGCAGGTGCAAGTGAATGCGCATGATGTAAAACACGAAATGGGTTTTTTCAGTAATGAGAAAACCGGCATGATGCCAATGAATACCGATGCACAAGATTACAGTTATCAAGTTCATTGGCGCACTGATTTATCAAAACAGTCATCATTAATGCTAGGGCAAGAATATTACGGTTATCGAATAGATGATTGGTGGCCAGCGGTTGCAGGGTCAATGATGATGGGCCCAAATGAATACGTAAATATTAACGATGGCAAACGTGACCGTCTTGCGGCATTTGCTGAGTACCAAAACCAAGTAAACAAAGCATGGTGGGTGTCGGCAGGTGTTCGTGTTGAGCAAGTCACCACAGATACTGGCGAAGTGCAGGCTTATAACGAAGGTGGCATGAGCGGTATGGCTAATATGGGCTCAATGATGGATATGTCAAAAACCGACGCCCAAGCTGCGATGGAATTTAACCAATTAGACCGTAAACGTGACGACACCTTAGTTGATATTAGTTTACTAGCTCGCTATCAATTATCGAACAACGATGAGCTACAATTTGGTTTAGCTCGTAAAAACCGTGCTCCTAATTTATATGAGCGTTATAGCTGGGGTGTAGGTACGATGGCAACCACCATGATTGGTTGGTTTGGCGATGGTAATGGTTATATTGGTAACCCAGATTTAGAAGCCGAAACAGCTCATACGTTGAGCTCTAGCTACACCAAACTTGCCAAAGACGATAGCTGGCAAGTAACGGCAAATGTTTGGTACACGCAAGTAAATGATTATATTGATGCTGAAGTGACTAAAAGCTTTAATCGCACTGACATGGCGCATACCAAGCGTAATATTCTTACTTTTACGAACCTAGATGCGACACTTTACGGTGCAAAACTGGCGGGCCTGGTAGAGCTTTACAACACAAAGCAAGCAGGAAAGTGGCAGTTAAAAGGCTCACTAACCAGTACTCATGGCGAGCGTGATGATAGCAATGAAGACTTATATCAAATTATGCCACTGCACACTGAGCTGAGCCTAGAGCACGAATACAAAGGCTGGCAAAACGCACTGAGCTGGCAGTGGGTTGATAGTAAAACCCATGTTGATGAGCGCCGTTTAGAAAACCAAACCGACAGCTATCAGCTATTGGCTATCTCAAGTCAGAAAACGTGGCAAAATTTAACCTTTAAGTTAGCAATTACCAACTTACTTGATGAATACTACCAACAGCCACTTGGCGGTGTAAGCATTGCTAATTACAAGCAAGATATGAGCAATGGTTTTGAGCAACTTGCCGGACAAGGCCGCTCGTATAATGCCAGTGTGAGTTATAGGTTTTAG
- a CDS encoding DUF2986 domain-containing protein, with protein sequence MNRRKKIFTKLKQKDKRANAKLHKSNKPAYISKAEREKLAQQEAEQES encoded by the coding sequence ATGAACCGCAGAAAAAAGATCTTCACTAAACTTAAGCAAAAAGATAAGCGTGCCAATGCAAAATTGCATAAAAGCAATAAACCGGCCTACATCTCAAAGGCAGAACGCGAAAAACTAGCACAGCAAGAAGCTGAGCAGGAAAGTTAA